DNA from Sorex araneus isolate mSorAra2 chromosome 6, mSorAra2.pri, whole genome shotgun sequence:
GACCCTGCCCGGAGCCCTCGGACCTGCCCGCCGGGGCGGCCGGACCCGGCCAGTGGCCGAGACCCGGCGGCCGGGGGGGCAGCGGCCCCCCATGTTCGGCAAAAGGCTCAAATGTGAGCGGCGGGAACGGGGAAAGCCCTCCGCCCCCGCCAGGGGGACCCGGGAAGCCCGTGTGGGTTTCTCCCGGGGATGGCGGGGATCCCctcctccggccccgcccccatcctCCCCCAGCCGGGGGAGCCGAGGCCCTTAACCCTTCCCGTGCCGCCGCGCTCCCAGTTCCGAGCGCAGCCCCGCGCGCGCGAGCCTCggccggggaggggcggcgggaCTAGGCGTAGCCGAGCCTGCCGTGATCTCGCAGCCGCCGCccaattggggggtggggtggggtaaagGCTCAAGCCCTGGGGGGGTGAAGGGGGGTTCCCAAGGCCCTAGAAGCACGGTCATAGCCAGTCGCCAAACTTTTGCTCTTCCAAGCCGGGGCTCCCCCAGTTTCGTGGTAGTGCTGCACAGATCGCCCGCCGTCCgcatgggcggggggaggggggcgtggggtTGGGGTGTCGATCTGCAGCTCGATCAAGCATGCATGGGGTCGCGGGAGCCGCTTGGGTTGCGCATTGTCCCCCGTGCCGGGCTGGGGGGTGGCCCGGGTGCTGCAGTGCTGGTGCGAGTGATCCAGGCTGCAGGTCCGGCACGAGTTAAGGAGGCGGCAGCCCCCGCCGGAGGAACACCCCCCTTTTGTTGGTCTTTCCCCCCGCCCGCTGCAGCCCTGCTGCACAGCTTATGGGCTTCCCATCCTCGGTGGTCTCCGGGGCCGTCCTCAGCAGCAGctgcacctccccgcccccccgccccacctcggTCGGTCCTAGCCAACGTACCCAAGGGGGGGTCCTTCCTGCAGCTCTCCCCCCATCTCCATCTCACTCTTACACATCCGCTCCCCCAAAGGCGCGCGCCCCGCAAACTCCGTCTCGGTCCCCGCAGGTGATGTCATGCCCATTGTTTTGGTGCGCCCAGCCAATGGGGCTCGCCGCCTGGATTCTACCGGAGCCGGCATGGGCCCTTCCTCGAACCAGCAGCAGGAGTCCCCGCTCCCGACCATAACGCATTGCGCAGGGTGCACCACCGCCTGGTCTCCCTGCAGCTTTAACAGCCCCGACATGGAAACCCCATTGCAGTTCCAGCGCGGCTTCTTctcagagcagcagcagcagcagccgccgccgccgcagcagccgccgccgccgccgcgctcctCACACCTGCATtgccagccgccgccgccgccgagccaGGACAAGCCGTGCCCGCCCTTCGCGTCCCTCCCGCACCCTCAGCACCGCCCGCACCTCGGGCACCAGCCGCcgggcagcggcggcagcagcccATGCCTCCGGTGCAACAGCTGCGCCTCCTccggggccccgggggcgggggcgggggcgggggataACCTGTCCCTGCTGCTCCGCACCTCCTCGCCCGGCGGCGCCTTCCGGACCCGCACCTCGTCGCCGCTGTCGGGCTCGtcgtgctgctgctgctgctcgtcGCGCCGGGGCAGCCAGCTCAATGTGAGCGAGCTGACGCCGTCCAGCCATGCCAGTGCGCTCCGGCAGCAGTTCGCGCAGCAGCCGCCGTCCGCCTCCCAGTACCACCAGTGCCACAGCCTGCAGCCCGCCGCCAGCCCCACGGGCAGCCTGGGCAGCCTGGGCTCCGGGCCCCCGCTctcgcaccaccaccaccaccaccaccaacaccaccccccgcccccggcgcacTACCAGCAGCACCAGCAGCCCCCGGCGCGCCGCGAGAGCAACCCCTTCACCGAAATAGCCATGAGCAGCTGCAGGTACAACGGGGGCGTCATGCGGCCGCTCAGCAACTTGAGCGCGTCCCGCCGGAACCTGCACGAGATGGACTCGGAGGcgcagcccctgcagccccccgcgGCCGTCGGaggcggtggaggaggaggaggaggaggaggcggcggcggcggcggcggcggtggtggcACCGCGTCCTCCCCGTCTgcagcggccgccgccgccgccgcttcgTCCTCAGCCCCGGAGATCGTGGTGTCCAAGCCGGAGCACAACAACTCCAACAACCTGGCGCTCTATggagccggcggcggcggcggcagcaccggcggcggcggcagcggccacggcagcagcagcggcaccAAGTCCAGCAAGAAGAAGAACCAGAACATCGGCTACAAGCTGGGCCACCGGCGCGCCCTGTTCGAGAAGCGCAAGCGGCTCAGCGACTACGCGCTCATCTTCGGCATGTTCGGCATCGTGGTCATGGTCATCGAGACCGAGCTGTCTTGGGGCGCCTACGACAAGGTATGCCACCCGCCCCGCCGCTGCCGGTCCCCCTCCCGCGGTCCCTGAAGCCAGGGCTCCCGGCCCCGGGGAATACGGGCACTGGTCGGAGCATCCCCTCCGCCCCGCGCCTCCCACATCCCCCTGCCTGCGAGTTCCTAGCCCGCCTTCCCCCCTGAGGACGCAGGTGCCCCAAGTGGCCCGCCGAGCTCCAGCTGGCACTTGCGCCCGGAGTCTGCGAGGCAACTCGCCTCTGCGCGCAGCCAAAGTTGTGAAGGCGGAGTGCCCGGCGCGGTCGGGCTCCTGAGCCGCGCGCTTCCAGGAGACCTTGGGGGAGGGAAAAGGACACTTCGCGCGGGCCCTCTCCTGCAGCTTGGGATCGGGGATGCCCAGTGTTACCCCGACTCATCAGCTCAGGAGCTTGTTTCTTCCACGGGTTTGCTGGGCTCGGAGGGTGATGGTGGCGTGGACGGTGCTGCTCCAGCACCCGCCCGCCTTCCATCCTCTTTCCGCGCCACTCACTGCCTTTGGAGACCAAGTGACCTGACAGACCCCTGGGCCCCGGTGGGTGCCCTCCCATCCTTCCAGCCTCCCCCAACGCCCAGCCTGAGAGCTCAGGTCCTCTTGGAGGGGGTACTGACCTAGCCTCGGGGTCTGGCGGGAGGGGGAAAGGTCTTGCTCTCTTAAACGTGCTTCCCTATGACTATGTTGCAGGCGTCGCTGTACTCCTTAGCTCTGAAATGCCTTATCAGTCTCTCCACGATCATCCTGCTCGGTCTGATCATCGTGTACCACGCCAGGGAAATACAGGTAATTTAGGTTCTGATGTTTATGAATGACCCAAAGCCCGGTCGCCGGCCTGGAGAAGCGCAGGGTAGCAGACAGACAGAGCAGCTGCCTGCCGGCCCGCCTGCCCTTGCCCGAGGTGACCGAAGACACGGGCTGTGTTCTCCGATGCTAGCACCCCACCTGAGCCTCCCGAAAAGACACCCCAACAGTGCAGCGTGCCAGCGTGCCTGGGTTCTTAGGGCGGATTGTCCAACGAAGGCCAGAGTCGCCCCGCTGCTCTCAAGGTTGCTTCACTTCTCAGTACCTAGCACTTCATGTGTTTGCCTGCAGACCAGCTATGCACCCTTCTCGGGCTGTCCAGTCGCCTGGGTTCTCATTTGTTGGTTTGATGTGCTTTGACTTCCGTTTGTTCGATAACACCTCTTTCTGGTAGGGACACCCTTCGGGAAATTGTGTCCATCTATATTCACTCCCGGAATGTAGCTGCTAGAGGAGAATAGGCACTTGGTTCTCTTTAAAGCTCTACCCCTTTTTtcatgcccccaccccatcccagtgtTAAAAGACAATAGATCTGGGTTAATCTTAGACAAAATTCGTGCATTTCGGTACTTTCTTATTTTCatagcctttttttttcattttagatgtCCTGTGAGAGCAAAAGCCACTGCCCTTGAGAGTTGTGTGATTAGAAAAGTaaatgtttgtctttttaaaaacatttgttaaattttatcgaatcactgtgagatggttacaggctttcatgtttgagttacaatctcacaatgatcaaacacccatccctgcaccagtgcacattccccaccaccaaaatcccgggtatatccccccctttcccaccctgcctccatggcagacaatattccccatattctctctctacttttgggcattatagcctgcaacacagacactgagaggtcatcatgtttggttcattatctactttaggcgtTTTTacccagttcccaggaaagccggttttcacccttggtctttgggggaagggaattgaGTAAATGTTTGTCTTGTCAACAGCACCCAGGAATGCTGCTCTTAGCTTTGTCTCCTACCCACCACCAGAATACTTAGACTAAAATCCATGGGGCACCACATTTTAGGTTGTTTACTCTGCTGTAATTGGCAGAGTAGTAATTTCCCAGTAATCAGGAATATTAAGGTCATAGGTTAAAATATCTTGagttttccaaaaattaaaagatttcatGGTTGAGAACACAGACTAATTTGTGTTTTCGGATTCGGCGAGTATTTGTTAGCTGTCAGTGGACCTCGGAAATAAGCCCTCCTGCCCTTTGAATAAAAAACAAGGTTAATAACTTTTCACTTAAATAATTTAGTATTGATTATTAGTTTATGTTGTGTTAGCATCAACAAACCTATACTCCCTAGGGAAGAAATAGGTTTTAACTGTTGCCCAAAGAAAGGGTAAAGTACTCATGACccccaggaggagagagaaatctcTCCATCTAGCTTTCAGATTTGCAGAAACTGAAAACTGTGTGGCTCAAGGGATGAAATTAGAGAATGAGTATTAGAGAGAGTAAGAATATCAAAAGGTGTGTTGGGAAACAAACACCAAAATTGTAACCATATACAATTCTTTCTTTAATTCAGTACTAGTGACTGTGGACTTTTGAAATTCTTAGTCATTTTGAAGAGCTGCTAAAATATAACTTATGTGAGGACGGTTTCATTTATCATGGAAAAATTAGGTGCTAAGATTGGGAAGGAACAAAATAGGCCTCAGGGTCTTTCGGCCCATTTTTTCAGGAGAGTAAACTAAGGTCAGAAGGATTGCATAACTTGCCAATTCCATCACTGGACCGTCTCTCTAAATTCACAGATTTTCTTATCCCAATCCCCTCAAAAGAGTATTAGAGtatctaaataaatttttgtttaaatgaagTAACTGAGGGCCAGAGATGCGGCCCAAGTGGCAGAGCTTGTGTCTGGCACATGtgctctgtccctggcacctgGTTACCGTTACTCTAAGTACTGCTGGCAGTGCCTCACCCCACAATTCAAAATTAATGACCTGGGGCCAGAGaacagtgcagtggggaaggtgcttgccttgcaaatggcctatccaggttcagtccccggtaagtaccccatacagtccctgagtCCTCctagaagtgatcactaagtgcagagccaggagtaagccctcagcactgcagggtgtggcccccaaactgaaaagtaATTAAgcgattcatttaaaaatcaagtcacctaaatgagttatttttttgtttagaaaTTAAAGTGTTTCTACTTTGCTctggaaaaaaagaatcatgtttTATTATCATCAatgtcattatcattatcatcaccattaAATATCTTCTTGTATTGTCTACTTGAAACATGTACAGGGAAGGAAATCTGGTGGTGTTAACCTGAAGAGCAGCATAAAACCACACTATAAAATTATTgagaggtatttttaaaaaaatagcacacaGGAGTCAAAAAGAAGTTGCCAAATGTTAATGATGTGTTATAAAAAATACAGATATCGTATCAGAACTCTGGGAGCTTATAGACACTGCAAATTTACAGAAAGTCACGTGTTCACAGATTCTTTCACACTGTATAGAATTCCACTCAGCTGATCTTAAGGAGTATTTCTTTCTACAAATGGATATACCGCTGAGTGTATGCATGACGTAGGTGACACAAATGGGGACATggatcatccctggcaggcaCAACAACACACAGTGTAATTCTTGGCTATGGGAGAAAGTCTTAAGAAACCACAGAACacccatattttaaatattatatagcaACCAAGCAACCACCCTTAAGCCAATATAGGATAGGTGCCTGGCCTACTATCTAGTGAGTCGGTACCTTTTGTACTCAGTGTTTTATCTGGAGTAATAACCCCCGCCTTAAATCATGGTCGTCAATTCTTGCTGGGGCTGCTTttcaaatgaatatataaatatagggTGACTGAGCTAGAATCTCAAGGATCAGAAACATGAGGAATTTTGTCATTTATCAAGGGAGTAGTCAGGATATTTATCCAGGAATATTCATTTTTGAATGCCTGAGAGAAACTCTGAAAGCAAGTGCACACCTGTTTGAACTAAACCCCTATTCAGTTGTTCTATCATACCTGTAGAGggtgtatgtgtgcttgtgtgtgtgtgtgtgtgtgtgttctaagtCATAAGCAAATTGGAAATTATCAGTTTACTATAAGGAATTTCAAATATGTCAATTGGCTGTGAGCTAAGGAATGAGATGCAGGGGGGTCATGTTACCATTCCGAGAATGTCCTTGGATGCAGAAGAGAGTCGAAAATGacaggttttatttttagcatGTCCGTATGACGATTGGGAAGAGAGAGCTGGCAAGTGTGGGCTTCTGGCACATGATGCAGTTTCTCACTGTATTCGGGAAAAGCATGAGGATAGTCAAAGGTTCTGGCTCTCTGTCTGCCAGAATCGCTTAATCAAGCTTGGGGAGTCCCTGACATTTCCATGGAGAACCTTGGAAAGCGGGTCAGTGTGACCTTTCACAACTGTTGATGACATATTTCGGGGAAAAGGAGATGGTTCAGGTGCTGGTTCCGGAAGTGCTTGTTTGGAAACAGTGGGAGAGGGAGCCTTGGGAAGAACCCAGCTGAGGAAATTTTAACTTCAGGTTCATTTTTCAGTACCACAGACAGCTCAATGCCAGGGCTCCAGCTTGTTCATTTCACTAATTGCTTTCATATATCccccagcagaaaaaaaaataggcaatcCATTTTCTGCCCCGATACTTACATAAAATCAGATATAGTTAGGAGCACATTCTCAGCTAAgtagatatttgattttttttcaagtagaCTTTTCTCTTTGCTTCCCTCTCCTCTGGGGCTTGGAAAGCGTTTTGCTGGTGGAAGGAATCCAGAACAAAGTAGAGATCCTCTTAAGCTCTCCAGCATCATTAAAAGTGAGTGTGGGATTTCACTTGATTGTCCCAGTATCCCTGCTCCATCATGGCTGCAAGATTGTTCAGTATTGGCTGAGAGGCAGACTGCCCCTTTCTAAGCTGAGAAAGAAAACCACTTGGACTAGTTGCCAATCTCTGGTTCTTGTGGAATTTTGCAGAAATGGTGGGTACTGTTTTTCAAGACATTTTTGTTGGATGTTGTGACGCTAATAGTGTCATAGAAGAAATGGCATTCAGGGAaactgatttttttggggggtggcgggggtgccTTTTGCTGAGAACTGATGCTCACAATTTCCTTTGCCGTTGCTTAATAGAGTTGGATGATAGAGGCCTAAAAATGGGAAGG
Protein-coding regions in this window:
- the KCNN2 gene encoding small conductance calcium-activated potassium channel protein 2 codes for the protein MFGKRLKCDVMPIVLVRPANGARRLDSTGAGMGPSSNQQQESPLPTITHCAGCTTAWSPCSFNSPDMETPLQFQRGFFSEQQQQQPPPPQQPPPPPRSSHLHCQPPPPPSQDKPCPPFASLPHPQHRPHLGHQPPGSGGSSPCLRCNSCASSGAPGAGAGAGDNLSLLLRTSSPGGAFRTRTSSPLSGSSCCCCCSSRRGSQLNVSELTPSSHASALRQQFAQQPPSASQYHQCHSLQPAASPTGSLGSLGSGPPLSHHHHHHHQHHPPPPAHYQQHQQPPARRESNPFTEIAMSSCRYNGGVMRPLSNLSASRRNLHEMDSEAQPLQPPAAVGGGGGGGGGGGGGGGGGGGGTASSPSAAAAAAAASSSAPEIVVSKPEHNNSNNLALYGAGGGGGSTGGGGSGHGSSSGTKSSKKKNQNIGYKLGHRRALFEKRKRLSDYALIFGMFGIVVMVIETELSWGAYDKASLYSLALKCLISLSTIILLGLIIVYHAREIQLFMVDNGADDWRIAMTYERIFFICLEILVCAIHPIPGNYTFTWTARLAFSYAPSTTTADVDIILSIPMFLRLYLIARVMLLHSKLFTDASSRSIGALNKINFNTRFVMKTLMTICPGTVLLVFSISLWIIAAWTVRACERYHDQQDVTSNFLGAMWLISITFLSIGYGDMVPNTYCGKGVCLLTGIMGAGCTALVVAVVARKLELTKAEKHVHNFMMDTQLTKRVKNAAANVLRETWLIYKNTKLVKKIDHAKVRKHQRKFLQAIHQLRSVKMEQRKLNDQANTLVDLAKTQNIMYDMISDLNERSEDFEKRIVTLETKLETLIGSIHALPGLIGQTIRQQQRDFIEAQMENYDKHVTYTPERSRSPSRRRRSSSTAPPTSSESS